The sequence AGGTGCGCGAGAACCGCGCCGGGCAGACCAAGTTCATCCTCCACGACGGCCCGCCTTACGCCAACGGCGACATGCACATCGGCCACGCGCTGAACCACGTGCTCAAGGACATGGTCGTGCGCACGCAGACCCTGCTCGGCAAGGACGCGCCCTATGTGCCCGGCTGGGATTGCCACGGCCTCCCGATCGAGTGGAAGGTCGAGGAACAGTACCGCAAGAAGAAGCTCGACAAGGACCAGGTCCCGGTCGAGGAATTCCGCGCCGAATGCCGCGCCTATGCCCAGCATTGGGTCGACACCCAGCGCGAACAGCTCAAGCGTCTCGGCATCAACGGCGATTGGGACAACCCCTACCTGACGATGCACTTCGAGGCCGAGGCCACGATCGTGCGCGAACTGCTCAAGTTCGCCGAAAGCGGCCAGCTCTACCGCGGGGCCAAGCCGGTGATGTGGTCGCCAGTCGAAAAGACCGCGCTGGCCGAGGCCGAGGTCGAGTACGAGGACATCACCTCGACCCAGATCGACGTGGCGTTCGAGATCGTCGAGAGCCCGATCCCCGAACTGGTCGGCGCGCATGCGGTGATCTGGACGACCACGCCGTGGACGATCCCGGCGAACCAGGCTTTGGCTTATGGGCCTGAGGTTGAGTACACGCTTGTTGATTGCTGGTTCGCCACCGAGGAAGACGGCCGAGATTTAGACGGACCGGCCGGCGCCGCTTTGGCGATGGCCGCCCGAGCGCTCCCGTGGCTCGCTGAAGGTCCTCGCTTCATTGTCGCCTCAACGTTGCTTGAGTCATTCGAGAGGCGCTTGAATGCTGCCCTCTCGCATTTGGACTTCGCCGAATTCAGCATCGGTACGCCCCGGTTCGTGATCGAGCGTGTCCAAGGCTTCAAAGGCTCCGACCTCGCCGGCACAATCGCCCGTCACCCGATGCACCACCTCGGCGGGTTCTACGCCGAGCCGCGTCCGTTCCTGCCCGGCGACTTTGTCACTACCGACAGCGGCACGGGCCTGGTCCACATGGCGCCCGACCATGGCGAGGACGACTTCGAACTGTGCAAGGCGCACGGCATCTCGCCCAAGTTCATCGTCGAGGCCGATGGCCGCTATCGCGAGGACTGGCTGTGGCTGCCGCGCACCGACGAACGGTCGATGTCGGTCATCAACCCCAAGTTCAACGCGCCCGAGGGGCCGGTCTGCACCGATCTGCGCGAGACGGGCGCTCTCCTCAGCGCGTCCACCGACTATCAACACTCTTATCCCCATAGCTGGCGCTCCAAGGCCAAGGTGATCTTCCGCTGCACGCCGCAGTGGTTCGTGCCGATGGACAAGCCCGGCATCGAGCACATCGACAACCGCCCGGAACAGCGCTGGGAGAACGAGGGCGGCGCTCAGGAGCCGACCAAGACCCTGCGCCAGGTCGCGATGAACGCGCTGGAGCAGACCCGCTTCGTCCCCGAAAAGGGCCGCAACCGCATCGGCACCATGGTCGAGAGCCGCCCCGACTGGGTGCTCAGCCGCCAGCGCGCCTGGGGCGTACCGATCACGCTGTTCGTCGACCGCAAGACCGGCGAATACCTGGTCGATCCCGAGGTCAACCAGCGCATCGTCAGCGCAGTGAACGAGAAGGGCGTCGACGCCTGGTCGGACGCCAACGCACAGACGCTGCTCGGCAACCAGTACGACGCCGCCGACTACGAGCGGATCGTCGACATTCTCGACGTATGGTTCGATTCCGGTTCGACCCATGCCTTCGTGCTGGAATCGGGCCGCTGGCCGGACCTGCAATGGCCGGCCGATCTCTATCTCGAAGGCTCCGACCAGCATCGCGGCTGGTTCCAGTCCTCGCTGCTAGAGAGTTGCGGCACCCGTGGCCGCGCGCCGTACAACGCGGTGCTCACCCATGGCTTCACGATGGATGCCAAGGGCGAGAAGATGTCCAAGTCGAAGGGCAACACCGTCAGCCCACTCGACGTGATGAAGGAATACGGCGCCGACATCATCCGCCTGTGGGCGCTATCGGTCGACTACACCGAAGACCACCGCATCGGCCCCGAGATCCTCAAGGGCGTGGCCGACCAGTACCGCAAGCTGCGCAACACCTTCCGCTACCTGCTCGGCGCGCTCGACGGGTTCGAGGAGAGCGAGCGGGTCGGTCCGGACGCGATGCCGGAGCTGGAGCGCTACGTGCTCTCGCTGCTGGGTGAGCTCGATGCCAAGCTCAAGCAGGCGGTCGATGACTTCGACTTCAACACCTACACCCGCGCCCTGATCGACTTCTGCAACGAAGACCTTTCGGCGTTCTACTTCGATATCCGCAAGGACCGGCTCTACTGCGACGCGCCGTCGGACCTGAACCGGCGCGCGTACCGCACAGTGCTCGACACACTGTTCCAAGCGCTGATCCGCTACGCCGCGCCGGTCATGGTCTTCACCGCCGAGGAAATTTGGCAGAGCCGCTATCCCGACAGCGCCAGCGTGCACTTGCTGGTGTGGCCGGAAGTGCCCGCCGTGAACGCGGACGCCGCCCGCTGGGCCAAACTGCGCGCCCTGCGCGTGCAGGTGACCGAGGCAATCGAGCCGCTGCGGCGCGAGAAGATCGTCCGTTCGAGCCTTGAGGCCGAAGTCACCGTTCCCTCCGAGATCGTGCCCGAGGGCTTCTCAGACGCCGACCTCGCCGAACTGTTCATCAGCGCGGCAGTCGATCGGACCGATGGCGACACCGTAACCGTGCGTAAGAGCGGACACGCCAAGTGCGGCCGTTGCTGGCGCTTGCTGCCCGAAGTAACTGAGGACGGCGGCCTGTGCGATCGTTGCGAGGATGCCGTGGCCCAACTGGATGCAGTCGCATGACCCGAGAATGGCGTAACAGAACGATCGGCCTGGTCCTCGCGGCGACGATCTACGTCCTCGACCAGTGGGTCAAAGGGCGGGTCGTCGGCCCATGGAACCTGCGCGAGGTCGGCGTGATCGACTTGCTGCCGTTCTTCGACCTTCGCTGGACGCAGAACTTCGGCGTCTCGCTTGGCATGTTCGAGGCCACCTCGCCCGAAATGCGCTGGGGCCTGGTCGGGGTGACCGGGCTCATCGCCATCGTCGTGCTGGTGTGGATGCTGCGCGAACGCAAGCTCTGGGACATCGCCGGCTTGGCGCTGATCCTGGGCGGCGCGATGGGCAATATCCGCGACCGGATCGAACTCGGCTACGTGATCGATTATGCCGACTTCCACATCGGCGAATTTCGCCCGTTCCTGATCTTCAATATCGCCGATGCCGCTATCACCATCGGCGTGCTGATAATCCTTGCTCGCGCGCTGTTCATGCGCGAGAAACCGGCCGCCCCTCAGGGGAGCCAAGAGGCGGACAAACCCGCGGAGATTTCTTGATGCACATGACCACCCGGATCGTTCTCGTCGCCAGCAGCGCGGCCCTGCTGGCAGGATGCACCAGCGGCGACCTGCTCGGCAGCCGTGACCGGCCCGACGAATTTGCCGTGCAACGCCAGGCCCCGCTGGTGGTCCCGCCCGATTTCTCGCTTGTCCCGCCGGCTCCGGGCGCTCCGCGTCCAGCCGAAGGCGCCGCTTCGCAACAGGCTCTTGAGGCGCTGTTCGGCGGCCCGGCGCAACGCAGCGCGGTGGAATCGAACGCCATCAGCCGTGCCGGTACTGCCGATCCGGGCATCCGCAGCTCGGTAGGCGATCCCAACACCTATACGGTGGACAAGGGCGGCACGACGCGCACGATCCTCGCCGCGCCCGAAGGCGATGGCCAGGCCGCACGGGCCGTCATTCCTTCCTAGGAACCTTGCCCGGGCCTGCTGGGCGGGCCTCACCGGTGGCACGCGGATTCTCTCGCGCGAGAGGGTGTGGAACCCTGACTAGGTATATTCCCGAACTGCCCCTCCCTGCCGCAAGCGGGCTAGGGATGGCCCCAAAGCCATGCCCAATGCCCCCCAAATTCACCATCCGCGTCGCGAGCATTCGCGCCTGCGGCTGAGCCTTCCCGCCATGCTGGTCACCCCGGAGGGCGAGCAGCGGATTACCTTGCTCAACCTGTCACAAGGTGGTGCCCGTGTCCGGCTTCCCGGCAACGGGCGGATCACCGGCGGCATTCTCAAGTGGATGGACAACGAAGCCCTCGGCATCGGGGTCTGGCAGGCCGGGTCGGAGATGGGCCTGCGGTTCGAAGATCCGATCGATTGGGACTGGGTCGTGGCCACGCGGCACTGGCAACCGCCGCGCCGCGCGAAGGGCGATGACTCGCGAGCCTTCGCGGAAGACTGGGCGAGAGGGTACGACCACGCCAAGTTCGACGCAGGCGCGCAGCTGGATGAACAGGCGCGAAGGAACAAGGCGGCGCTCGACATTCACAAGCTGCGCAATTCCGGCGCCAGGATCCGCTCGGCCCGGTTGACCCTTGGGGTCTTGCTCCTCAGCGTCGTGATTGGACTGGGCGTGGGTTTGTGGGGCGTCGTTTCCTAGGCGAGGGTAGTAGGTCCGCTAAGGGCCCATGGCGGTCCTTAGACCAGGCATCGATGCTGAACGAAGGCGCAGCATCAGGGCCGAAAGTGCGACGCGCACCTCGTCTCTACGAGAACGCAGAGAGATTTACGCGTCGCATGGATTCAGCGTCTCATTGCCTCTCGGGCCTCGGCCGCGCGCTGGTGAAAACGATAGGCCTCCGCGTCGAACGGTGAGGCCACGTCACCTTCCCAACTTTCGATATTCTCATGCAGGCCCTTTACGCCTTCGAGCATCTCGGGCGAAGCGACTGCCAGGAAGGGCCGGATCATCTCGTCCCATTCATCGAGGAAAGCTTGCGCCTGCGGACTGGCCGGATCCATCGGCAACGCCGCGTTGATGCGGTCGCTTAGGTCCTTCCATTTCGCGTTGTGGGCCTCGTTGTCAAAGTCGGCGGGCAACGCCGCTACCGACTGCTGAAACGCTTCTTTTTGATCTGTCGCCATGTAGCGAGACGTAAGCTCGTCCCATTTGTCCTTCGTCACGATTGTTTCTCCTTGCCGGATCAGCGAGCAGAAGGTCGCTACATCGATGGGCTCGCTGCGATCGATGCGGGACAGGATGGATTCCAAGACAGTTCGAGTGTTCGCAACCTCGCGCTCACGGTCCGCCAGCGTTTCGATCTGGGCGACGACGATATGGCGCAAGTCGATATGGCGCCCGGCAGTCATCGAATGGATCTGCGCCAAGGTCAGTCCGGCGCGTTTCATCGCTACGATTTGGTGCAGCCGCTCAAGCTGGGCGGGCCCGTAATGACGCCGCCCTGATGCGGTTCGTAGCGGCGTCACGAGACCGCGCCCCTCGTAAAACCGAAGCGCGCGCAACGTTAGGCCCGTCAGACGGGCAACTTCGGCAATGTCGAGCGAATCATGCATGACGCTCTTATGCCAGCTGACGTAACGTCAGGTTCAAGCGGGAATTGAAGCGAGCCCACTCTTTGTTAGAGCCGCGACGCGTCGCCTTGCCAGGGCGTCCGGCCCAGTGCCCGCTTCCCACCCATGCAGCCGCAGCCACGGGCGTTCGGGGGCCGAGCTCCCCTACCAGTCCCGTGGCCGAACGCGCTGGTTACCGACCTGACTTGCGTTTCTTGCGGGCGGCGTACTTCGCATCCCTAGCTGCCTTGCGTTCTGCCTCAGTAAGTTCGGCAGGCGCAGAGGCCGCCTTGGCCTCGGCAGCGGCGGCGCGGGCGGCTTTCTCGGCTTCCGCGGCCTCCAGGCGAGCTTGCTTTGCGGCGTTGCGCTTTTCTTCTCGGGCCGCTTCGCGAGCTTCCGCCTCCGCGCGACGCCGGGCCAGCTCGGCTTCATCGACCGGAGGCCGCGCCTTGAGCTTGGCCAGGGCGTCTTCCCGGGCCTTCTGGGACGCCGCGCGGCGTTCGTTGAAATCGAGTTCTTTGAAACCAGCCATCTTCTTATCCTAAAATTTGCAGGTCAGCCCTGAAGACCATGCGCGAGCACGGACAGAGCGCTTTTGACCCAATTGTGGGCGTGGCGGCTTAAACCGCCCCTGCCCTACTTCCCTTCGGTGAACGGCACCGGCTGTTCACCGACCTGGCAGACCATCAGCTTATCGATCTTGCGGCCGTCCATATCGACGACCTCAAACCGCCAGCCTTGGTCTTCGAACCATTCGCCTTCATGCGGTAGCCGCTTGAGCACCGAGAGGACATACCCTGCGGCGGTGGCAAATTCACGGTCTTCCGAGAGTTCGAGGCCGAGCCGCTCGGCCAAGACGTCCGCCGCCATCGCGCCGGCGATCAGCAACGAGCCGTCGTCGCGTTCGACCACGTCGGGATCGTCGCCTTCGTCTTGGTGACTGGCGAAGCTGCCGGCAATAGCGCGCAGCAGGTCCGCCGGGGTGACGATGCCTTCGAGATGACCGTATTCGTCATGCACCATGGCCATGGCCGTGCCGGATTGCTGGAGCATGCGCAGCGCGTCCATCGCGTCGAGCTGGTCGGGGACGACCTCGGTTTTGCGAACGAGGTCATGCAGCTGGACCGGTTCTCCGGCGAGCATGCGGGCGAGGATGTCGCGCACTTTGACCACGCCGATCATCTTTTCCGGCGAGCCTTCGGCCACGGGAAGCAGCGAATGCGGCGATTCGGCGAGAGTTTCGCGAATTTCTTCTTCGCCGGCGGCTACGTCGAGCCAATCGATCTCGGTCCGCGGCGTCATCAGTTCGCGCACCGGCCGGTTGGCCAGGCGCATGACGCCGGAGAGGATTGCCCGCTCCTCCTCTTCAATCACGCCCGAATGCGTGGCCTCGGCGAAGAGCATGTGCAGCTCTTCCGCGGTGACGCCATGCTCGCCGCGATGGCGCACGCCGAGCAGGCGCATGATTAGGTTTGACGACCGGTCGAGCAGCCACACGAACGGAGCGGCGACCTTGGCGAGGATCGCCATCGGTCGTGACATGTAGATCGCGATCGGCACGGCGGCCCGCAAAGCGAATTGCTTGGGCACCAGCTCGCCCACCACCAGGCTGAAATAGGTCGTCAGCGCGATGACCAGGACAAAGCCGGCCTCTTCGGCGGTGTCCGCTGGGACGCCTAGCCCCGCGAGCCAGTCTCCCACCGGGCCGCCAAAGGTCGAGCCCGAATAGGCACCTGCGATGATGCCCACGAGCGTGATGCCGATCTGCACCGTGGAGAGGAACTTGCCCGGGTCAGCCGCGAGCGCGAGCGCTGTCTTCGCGCCCTTGCTGCCGCGGTCCGCCGCCACGCGCAACCGCGCAGGCCGCGCCGAGACGATGGCAAGCTCCGACATCGAGAAGACCCCGTTGATCAGGATCAGCGCGATCAGGATAGTCAGATCGGACCAGGGGAATGCCGCCATTTGTCCCGCGCAGCTAGCAGATCGCGCCTCGTCCCGAAACCCGGCACGAGGGACTTGTGGAACGCCGGGCGCGGCAAGGCGTTTCAGATGCCATCATTCCCTGCACTCGCGGCCTCCCGCCGCGAACCATCCAACCGAAACCATCATGAGGAAATCCCGATGAATACGTCGCGCATTCTTGTCTCCGGTCTTGCGGCCGTCTCGCTGGTCAGCCTCTCCGCCTGCGTCACCGACCCGAACACCGGAGAGCAGCATGTTTCCCGCACCGCCATCGGCGGCGTGGGCGGTGCGGGCCTCGGCTACCTGCTCGGCAGTGTAATCGGCGGCAAGACCGCGCGCATCGTCGGCGCAGGCATTGGCGGCGTGGCCGGCGGCGTGATCGGCTATCAGCTCGACCAGCAGATCAAGGAACTGGACGAAGCGACCGCCGGCAGCGGCGTCGACGTCAGTGAGACCCCCGACGGGCAGGGCATCCTGGTCAGTCTGCCGGACGTGACCTTCGCGGTCGATTCGGCCACTATCAGCCCGAGCTTCCGCGCCGCGCTCGATCAAGTCGCGCAGAGCCTGCAGAAGTACCCCAACAGCTTGGTCGACGTGATGGGCCACACCGATTCCACCGGTTCGGACGCCCATAACCAGGACCTCTCGCGTCGCCGTGCCGAATCGGTCGCGGGTTACCTCACCATGCGCGGCGTCCCGAGTTCGCGCCTGGCGACGATCGGCTACGGCGAGCAATACCCGATCGCCGACAACGCCACTGAAGAAGGCCGCGCCCGCAACCGCCGCGTCGAAATCCGCATCACCCCGGTGAGCCAGGATGACGTGAAACAGGCGCGCTAGGCCGCCGAATACTTCGCAGCGCGCTCCGCCAGTCGCTCCACCGCCGCGCGGTGGATGGCGGGCGCGCTGACGAGGACACCAAACGCACGCGGATCGCGCTTGTTATAGCTGAGCGCACGCCCGAAAGCGTCCGACACCGCTGCCCCTGCCTCCCGAGCGATCAGGGTGGCCGCGGCCACGTCCCATTCGTAACCCCAGCGCAGAGTGGCGAGGAGATCGGCCTGGTCGTCCGCAACCATGGCGATGCGCAAGGCGATCGAATTAGGCCGATCGACCATCGACAGGTCCTGGTCTTCTGGCGGGAGCGTGAACGCCGGAACGCGCGCGCCCGGCAGCTCCGGCCGCGTGCTGGCAGAGAGGCGGCGGCCGTTGAGCCAGGCGCCCTGCCCTGCCGTCGCAGTCCAGGTCTCCTGCCGCGCGGGGGCTTCGAGCACGCCGATCAGCGGTTTGCCGGCACTGACCAGCGCTACCGATACAGCCCAACCTGGCCGCCCCGCGATGAAGTCACGCGTGCCGTCGACGGGATCGACCAGCCAGCAGAGGCCGCGTGCGAGCCGCTCGGGATGATCGACCGACTCTTCCGACAGCCAGCCCGCCGAGGGCAGCAGCGCGCAGAGCTCTCGCCGCAGAAAGGCATCGACCTCGAGGTCGGCCTGGCAGATCGGGCTGTCGTCGTACTTGCTCCAGCTCTTCACTTCGTTCCCGGCGCCGGGCCACAGGCGCATCGCCATGCGGCCCGCTTCGCGGCAAATTTCGGTGAGTCTGTCGTGATCGAGCATGCCGGGCCAACTGGACATGGCGCGAAGGGTTTGCAAGCGCGGCAAGCAATGCTTATGCGCGCCGCAGCGCATTTCCCGACTCCCGGAAGGCTGATCTCCAGATGAACATTCACGAATACCAGGCCAAGGAACTGCTGGCGAAGTTTGGCATCGCCGTCCCCGCAGGTCACGCAGCCCTCAACGCGGAAGAAGCCGTCGCGGCTGCCCGCCAGCTCCCCGGGCCGCTCTACGTCGTTAAGGCGCAGATCCACGCCGGCGGACGCGGCAAGGGCAAGTTCACCGAACTCCCGGCCGATGCCAAGGGCGGCGTGCGACTGGCCAAGTCGATCGAAGAGGTCGACGCCAATGCCCGCGAGATGCTCGGCAACACCCTGGTGACGATCCAGACCGGCGCCGCCGGCAAGCAGGTCAACCGCCTCTACGTGACCGACGGCGTCGACATCGCGAAGGAATTCTACCTTTCCATGCTGGTCGACCGGAAGAGCGGCCGCATCGCCATGATCGTTTCGACCGAAGGCGGCATGGACATCGAAACCGTGGCGCACGACACGCCCGAGAAGATCACCACCATCGTGATCGACCCGGCGACCGGCTTCATGCCGCACCACGGCCGCTCGGTGGCTTTCGCGCTCAAGCTCTCGGGCGATCTCGCCAAGGCAGCGCAGAAGCTCTCGGCCCAGCTCTACGAAGCGTTCAAGACGCTCGACTGTGCCATGATTGAGATCAACCCCTTGGTCGAAACGGTCGACGGCCGCCTGCTGGTGCTCGACGCCAAGATGAGCTTCGATTCGAACGCGCTCTATCGCCACCCCGATGTCGAAGCCCTGCGCGACGAGACCGAGGAAGACCCGATGGAGATCGAGGCGTCCAAGCACGACCTCGCCTACATCAAGCTCGACGGCGACATCGGCTGCATGGTCAACGGCGCGGGCCTGGCCATGGCGACGATGGACATCATCAAGCTCAACGGCGCCTTCCCGGCCAACTTCCTCGACGTGGGCGGCGGCGCCACGAAGGAGAAGGTCACCGCGGCGTTCAAGATCATCCTGTCCGACCCCGCGGTGAAGGGCATCCTGGTCAACATCTTCGGCGGCATCATGCGCTGCGACATCATCGCCGACGGCATCGTCGCGGCGGCGAAGGACGTGAACCTCTCGGTTCCGCTGGTCGTGCGCCTCGAAGGGACGAACGTGCAGCTGGGCAAGGACATCCTCGCCAATTCGGGCCTGCCGATCATCGCTGCCGACGACCTCGGTGACGCGGCGAAGAAGATCGTCGCCGAAGTGAAGCAGGCCGCCTGATCTTGACGGCCCGAGCTTGACCCTTGGCGCAACAAGCGCGATGATTGGCGAAATATTATTACGCGCACGCTCGTGCGCTGGAGGATGGCTATGAAGGTCCTCGTGCCCGTTAAGCGGGTGATCGACTACAATGTCCGCCCGCGAGTGAAAGCGGACGGCAGCGGGGTCGACCTCGCCAACGTCAAGATGAGCATGAACCCGTTCGACGAGATCGCCGTCGAAGAGGCGATCCGCCTCAAGGAAAAGGGCCATGCGGAAGAGATCATCGCGGTCTCGATCGGGCCGGCCAAGGCACAAGAAACTTTGCGCACGGCGCTAGCGATGGGCGCCGACCGGGCGATCCTGGTCGAGACCGACGACGCCGTCGAACCGCTTGCCGTGGCCAAGATCCTCAAGGCGATCGTCGATGAGGAACAGCCGGGCCTGGTCGTGATGGGCAAGCAGGCGATCGACGACGACAGCAACCAGACCGGCCAGATGCTCGCCGCCCTCACGGGACGGCCGCAGGGCACTTTCGCCAGCAAGGTCGAGATCGAAGGCGACAAGGTCACCGTGATCCGCGAGGTCGACGGCGGGCTTGAGACCGTGAAGCTCAGCCTCCCCGCGATCGTCACCACCGACTTGCGCCTCAACGAGCCGCGCTATGCTTCGCTGCCGAACATCATGAAGGCCAAGAAGAAGCCGCTCGACGTGAAGCCGGCCGCCGATTTCGGCGTGGACCTCACTCCGCGGCTCAAGGTGCTCAAGGTCGCCGAACCGCCGGTGCGTCAGGCAGGCGTACAGGTAGGCTCGGTGGATGAACTGGTGGCCAAGCTCAAGGCATTGGGATTCGTAGCATGACGGCGTTGGTTTTGGTCGAACACGCAGGCGGCGCGGTCCATGACGCGACGCTCGCCGCCGTAACCGCCGCTGCCAAGTTCGGCGGCGTCCACGCGCTCGTGACCGGCGACAGTGCCGAGGCCAAGGCTGCAGCTGAAGCCGCGGCCAAGATCGCGGGCGTCGAGAAAGTGCTCGTCGCCGGCGGCCCGGCTTATGCCGGGTCCCTCCCGGAAAATGTCGCCCCGCTCGCCGCGCAGTTGATGGCTGGCTACGACGCGTTCGTCGCCCCAGCGACGACCACCGGCAAGAACATCGCCCCGCGCGTCGCTGCTCTGCTCGACGTGATGCAGCTGTCGGAAGTGATCGGCATTGAGGGCGAACGCACGTTCACCCGCCCGATTTACGCCGGCAACGCCATCGCCACGGTGGAAAGCTCGGACGCAAAGCTGGTCCTTACTGTCCGCGCCACGGCGTTCGACAAGGCTGCCGCTGACGGCGGCTCCGCTTCGATCGAGGACGTTGCCGGCCCCGGCGACGCCGGCCTCTCGCAGTTCGTCGGTCTCGATGCCTCGAAGAGCGAGCGACCCGAGCTGACCAGCGCCGGGATCGTCGTTTCGGGCGGCCGCGCTCTCAAGGACGCGGCGACCTTCGAACAGCTCATCGTCCCCCTCGCCGACAAGCTCGGTGCAGCTGTCGGCGCTAGCCGCGCGGCGGTGGACGCAGGCTATATCTCGAACGACTTCCAGGTCGGCCAGACCGGCAAGATCGTCGCACCCGCGCTCTACATCGCCGTCGGCATTTCCGGCGCGATCCAGCACTTGGCGGGGATGAAGGATTCCAAGACCATCGTCGCCATCAACAAGGATGCCGACGCGCCGATCTTCCAGGTCGCCGACATCGGCCTGGTCGGCGATCTGTTCACGATCGTGCCGGAGCTGACGCAGAAGCTTTGAGCCGGATTGCACGAGGGACACGAGCGTCATAGATTTCCCTCACTCGGGGGGGGGAATCGCATGAACAACGCGACGCTATTGGCCGGCGCCTTATGCTTGGCCGCTTCGTCCAGTGCGCAAGGCGCGAGCAGGCGCGAACCGCTGATCCTGCAGCCCACATCCGAATGGGTGCTGGACTATGCCCCCGAGCGCTGCACGCTTCTGCGTGAATACGGCGAGAACGATCAGAAGCTGAAGCTTCGGGTCGATTCATTCGGTTCGTGGGTGTCCTTTCGCGTTACCGTTTCCGGAAAGCTGGTGCCCAAGTCATTTGGACCAGTGGGCGACCTGTCGGTCCGGCTTACTCACGATGAACGAGAGCGTGCGCGCCGAGCCTTCTTTGGCAAAGCGGGGTCACAGCCGGCTGCCTTCTTCGGCCTGGATTTCGTTCCCCTGGAATGGC comes from Altererythrobacter sp. Root672 and encodes:
- the sucC gene encoding ADP-forming succinate--CoA ligase subunit beta yields the protein MNIHEYQAKELLAKFGIAVPAGHAALNAEEAVAAARQLPGPLYVVKAQIHAGGRGKGKFTELPADAKGGVRLAKSIEEVDANAREMLGNTLVTIQTGAAGKQVNRLYVTDGVDIAKEFYLSMLVDRKSGRIAMIVSTEGGMDIETVAHDTPEKITTIVIDPATGFMPHHGRSVAFALKLSGDLAKAAQKLSAQLYEAFKTLDCAMIEINPLVETVDGRLLVLDAKMSFDSNALYRHPDVEALRDETEEDPMEIEASKHDLAYIKLDGDIGCMVNGAGLAMATMDIIKLNGAFPANFLDVGGGATKEKVTAAFKIILSDPAVKGILVNIFGGIMRCDIIADGIVAAAKDVNLSVPLVVRLEGTNVQLGKDILANSGLPIIAADDLGDAAKKIVAEVKQAA
- a CDS encoding electron transfer flavoprotein subunit beta/FixA family protein — encoded protein: MKVLVPVKRVIDYNVRPRVKADGSGVDLANVKMSMNPFDEIAVEEAIRLKEKGHAEEIIAVSIGPAKAQETLRTALAMGADRAILVETDDAVEPLAVAKILKAIVDEEQPGLVVMGKQAIDDDSNQTGQMLAALTGRPQGTFASKVEIEGDKVTVIREVDGGLETVKLSLPAIVTTDLRLNEPRYASLPNIMKAKKKPLDVKPAADFGVDLTPRLKVLKVAEPPVRQAGVQVGSVDELVAKLKALGFVA
- a CDS encoding electron transfer flavoprotein subunit alpha/FixB family protein, with the protein product MTALVLVEHAGGAVHDATLAAVTAAAKFGGVHALVTGDSAEAKAAAEAAAKIAGVEKVLVAGGPAYAGSLPENVAPLAAQLMAGYDAFVAPATTTGKNIAPRVAALLDVMQLSEVIGIEGERTFTRPIYAGNAIATVESSDAKLVLTVRATAFDKAAADGGSASIEDVAGPGDAGLSQFVGLDASKSERPELTSAGIVVSGGRALKDAATFEQLIVPLADKLGAAVGASRAAVDAGYISNDFQVGQTGKIVAPALYIAVGISGAIQHLAGMKDSKTIVAINKDADAPIFQVADIGLVGDLFTIVPELTQKL